CCGCGCCCACACCCGCGAAGTCCCCGAACTCGGCGGCATGGGCAAGGTTCTTCCCTACGCCTCCATCGGCTTCATCATCGGCGGCCTCGTCTCGATGGGCATGCCCGGCTTCTCCGGCTTCGTGGCCGAGTTCCCCATATTCATGGGCGTCTGGAGCAAACAATGGCTGGTGGCAGTTGTCGCCAGCGTCTCCATCGTCATCACCGCGGCCTACATCATGCGCATCATCCGCGGGGTTTTCTTCGGGGAAATGCCCGAAAAACTCCAGGGACACATCAGCCCGTTGACCGCCCTCGACAAGATCGCCATCGTCACTTTGTGCCTCTTCATGGTCGGCATCGGCGTCTTCCCGGCCATGATGACCCCCATGGTGCAGACCGGCGTGCAACACATTCTCTCGCTCCTGGGAGGTGCATAAGTGAACTCCCTCATCCCCATTCTCCCTGAAATTCTCATCCTCGTCCTCGGACTCCTCATCCTGATCCTCGAGCCGTTCCGAAAGGCGGACGAACGCCGCGGCCTCGGCTGGCTGACGGCGGGCGGCCTCCTCCTGACCATCGTCCTGTCTCTGCTCTTCGGACGCCCCGGCCAACCCGTCTCCGTCTTCGGCGGCATGTTGCGCTTCGACTGGCTGGGCTTCTTCTTCAAGATGCTCTTCCTCTTCGGCGGCGCGGCGACGGCTCTCTTCCTGATGGACATGAAAGAGATCAACCGACGCGGCGAAGCCTACGTCCTGCTGCTCGCCTCGCTGCTTGGCATGAACCTCATGGCGGCTTCCGCCAACCTTGTCATGCTCTACCTCGCCATCGAGACCACCTCGATTCCGCTCTACGTTCTGGCGAGCTTCCTCCGCACCGACGATAAATCCACCGAGGCAGGCTTCAAGTACCTGCTCTTCGGCGCGCTGGCCTCCGCCGTCATGCTCTACGGCTTCTCCCTGCTCTACGGCTTCACTGGGACAGCCGACATCTACGCGCTGAAGAACATCCTCCCGCAGGGGCTTTTCCTTGGCGTCGTCTTCCTCCTGCTCGTGGGACTGGGCTTTAAGGTCTCGATTGTCCCGTTCCACTTCTGGGCGCCGGATGTGTACGAGGGCGCGCCCACTCCCGTGGCGGGATTCCTGTCCACGGTCTCGAAGGCCGCGGGATTCGGCGTCATCGTCCGCCTGTTCGTGATCGCCTTCCCCGGCGTCCTCGCCGCGGACTGGTCGCTCATCCTCGCCGTCCTCGCCGCGG
This DNA window, taken from Candidatus Denitrolinea symbiosum, encodes the following:
- a CDS encoding NADH:ubiquinone oxidoreductase subunit N, whose product is MNSLIPILPEILILVLGLLILILEPFRKADERRGLGWLTAGGLLLTIVLSLLFGRPGQPVSVFGGMLRFDWLGFFFKMLFLFGGAATALFLMDMKEINRRGEAYVLLLASLLGMNLMAASANLVMLYLAIETTSIPLYVLASFLRTDDKSTEAGFKYLLFGALASAVMLYGFSLLYGFTGTADIYALKNILPQGLFLGVVFLLLVGLGFKVSIVPFHFWAPDVYEGAPTPVAGFLSTVSKAAGFGVIVRLFVIAFPGVLAADWSLILAVLAAVTMTLGNLLAIPQKNFKRMLAYSSIAHAGYTLIGVAAIYASEASLSDLGVTSVAFYLLVYIVTNLLAFGLAAAFARVAGSDDIPAYNGLSRRHPWLALGFLTAMLSLAGMPPFGGFVAKVLVFAAAVKVGLVWLAVVGILNSIVGVYYYLIVIKHIYLYRDEATENTPLPITRPYALALTVLALGVILLGTVFAPWFNLAAAGALTLF